The following DNA comes from Serinus canaria isolate serCan28SL12 chromosome 1A, serCan2020, whole genome shotgun sequence.
GGCTGAATGTGAGGCTGGGTGAGACAACAAAGCACTTATGTGCCAGGAGAGCTTGTTTGCTTCTATTTCCTTCTATTTATGATTTATTGTCCTCTATTTATGGCTTATATAAGTATTTCCAAAGTTTGTCCCTTTGTGTTGAGCTGTGCTTTCCCCAAGCTTAAAAGACAAACCCAACACCGTCACGACTGGAGACCATGAGTGTGGTCCATGGGGGGATTGTTGGAGAGCTGAGGTgcagggaggctctggggacaggTGAGGTGCCAGCTGGTGGAACTCTTGGCTGAAGGGATGCTCCTACATGGGCAGTGTGCACCTCTGGGCCTGATGGCTTCAGGGTCACTTGGAGGGTGGTTGCTGGCAGTGAGCCAGCGTGGCAAAGCTTTTGGCAAAGTTTTTTTCCCACTCCTCTCAGTGTGCAGCTGTATCAAAGCAGTTTTCCTCCAGACTTGcacattttccttcagttcCTCAGGGGTGGGAGTCAGAGGCCAGGGAGGGGTGAGCAGATCAGGATGTGAGCGCTGTGCTGCTCCAGACCTTGGGCTGAGTCTCttctcactgcagctctggccaGAGTGAAATCCtcatctttgttttcctccatACAGGTCACTCTAATCAGTGCTTTTGTCTTCCCACAACTACCTCCAAAACCTGTGAatgtattttttgctttctgcatctCCTTGTGTTGCATTTCTGCTGGCATTCTTGTAAGTACCGCCACGTTTGCCGTGCTTTTGAGTCGGTGGCTCTGAATAAAATCTGCTTTATGTGGTGCTGCCTTCTTTTTTACACTCTCCTAGAAAAGCTTTCCTGCCTCCACAACATGAGCTGACAATGAGGGAATGGCAGTGAGTTTTGTATTTACTGCAGAGTAAGTGTGTGAACTAAGCCaactcctgcagcccagctgtggtgCAAGACTTGTCACCTCTGTGGCAGAGCCACCCACAGCTGCCAGAGGAGACACAGAGTAGGAaaccagggagcagagcactgaCATGGGAATGCAGAGATGGATTGTGCTGCAGAAGACACCTGAAGTGGGATCAGCCATGCACTTGCATTAGTCAGTGACCTTTCAAACACAGGGCATGGGTTACAGGGGTAGGAAGCTACAGCAAGTGGAAGATGTTCCTCTAACTGCAGAATTCCAAGGGAGCTGGTCCCAAGCACTGGCAAAGGGAACTGGCAGGTCTgagttcacagaatcacagaatggtttgggttggaaggagctgTCAGACCATGTAGTCCAACCCCCCCTTCCACGGGCAGGGACATTGGTGGCTCCTTCTTCTGCTGTAGCTTTTCATACTTGGAGCattctccttcctccagctgtgacctggagcagccctgacCCCCTCACTACTGGGTATGCTGGGAAGTTGCTCTGCAATGCCCGGCCAGTCCCAGTTTTTGATCCTACAGTTGGTGGCCACGACTCTGCCCAGAATAGACTGTGTTAGTGCAAAGCTGCTGGTTGCCCTCATCCACCAGGGTGGAGCCAGCTTTGAGAGTTAAAACACCTCCAGCTAAGCCACCCACTCTCCCCCCCCTCAGCAAAGCTGACCAGACAGAGCATGTCCTCAGGGCCTGTTTcacatacagacacacactCAGTCCCTCTGGCCAGAGAAGTTGGATTGTtttacaggaaggaaaaaaaccccaaaagtaaACCTTGCAAGTTGCCTGTTCAGTTACTAAAAATAGTTTCCTTCAAAGACCTGGCCTATTGAAATAACACAAACTCTTCTTCTGTTCTAGATCTACTGGTATCGACAAGGAGACCTGGAACCCAAATTTAGAAATCTAATTTACTACATATTGTTTTCTATTGTCATGTTATGTATATGTGCCAACCTGTACTTCCATGAAGTGGGTAAATGAAGGACATTGGGAATACCCAGCAATGATGCTGCTGTGTCAGActgcttccagctcagctctcagctctACTCGAGACATTTAAGTGAGAACCATCAGCCTGAGAGAAAAGTGGGTTGTGCAAGGATAAATCAGTACATGATTTTCATGTAAATGTATATGTAATATCCCTCTTGTTGGGGAGAATTATTGCCATAAGACGTgacattctgcttttttttgaaGAGCTACTGTTGCGCTTAATGAACATTCCAGTTGTACTGATGTTTCAGAATGGCACaagctttttcattttggaaaaaaatgcacttttttttattactgtacAAATaaactgcagcactgaaaggaTCTGTGGCAGTATAAATAAATGGCATCTTACAGTCAAGTAAGACAAATACTCTTTATTTTGTTGAAACTGAATATACAATTATTTCTGTTCCCTAGGCAACCATTTAAAACTACAACTTATTTTTCACATTAACAAAACCACAGACTGAAAAAGACCAACTCTTGATTATGAAGAGctaattacagaaataaataaaataatttatacaaGTCTTTAGTTTCTATAGCTTTTTCTCTTGATTCCTAGCTAACAGGCTGCTGTTCAGCCTAGTGTCTGTTTCAAACAATGCAGGAATTAATTGGCCTTCTTTGCCTCGAGGCCCTACGTCCAGACTCTCACAGAGCTATTCCTCCAAGAATTTGTCACCTCCACACCACTCCCCATTTACTAACTTGCTGCAGAAATCATGTCTGGAGAGGTGGCTGGTAGTGTCAGGTAAACAGCAACAGAGACAAACGTTCCAACCTACTCACAACAATCTCCAAGAAATTCCAAGCTTGTTGGGGGAGACCAGTGGGTCCCAGTAGCTTCCCTTTCTCATAGCCCTTCCCTTTTTATTTAGCTTGCTGTagtgatgaaaggaaaaaaaaaaaaaaaaaaacaaccaagaaaaGATTTTCCACAAGTGATCTTTCTGAGCTCTGTCCATTGCCAGCAATGGACTCCTCAGGAACAAGAAGACCAGGCAAGTCCCATAAGTTTCTGCCTTCTTCCTATGCCACAGACATGTGAACGAGTCAGGTGAGATGGGAACACACACCACTGCTTCACGATGCTGCCCATGCTCCCTGAAGTCTTTGATGGAACTTACTCCTTCTTGAAATGTAACAGTCTCTTACTCCATGTGTTTCAAGAGTCAGTAAGTGCAAAAATCCTCACCAATTCTTCATGAAACCTGTGCAAACTACTACTTGCTGTGGCACTAAGAGGCTACAGTCCACAATCCTTGACTTCTGTCCAGTTATCCATGTGTGCAGTTCAGCACATCAGTAACAAGTCAGATCAGAACTGACTGGATGGATCTGAGCACTGTGAGCACTGCAACAGAGGCTCTTCAGCACACTGGAACATCCCAGTGAGACGTGGCACCTCAGTCCTCCCTCCTGATGAGGGAAACAGCCTGAGCAGAGAAAGTGCACTGTAGGCATTTCACACTGGAAGCTTCTGTTCAAAGAGACAGACTGTGACTGCTTTCTTTGGAGACGTGGCACAGGGTTGTAACTAACTTCACAATGCAAACATGGTCAATAGAAAATGGACACCACTGCTGTTTCTCAGTGACAGCTCACTAAATCCTCAACATCCTTTGAATCTTCTGAGTCAGGACTGCCCAATGATGAGCCAATAATGTGTGACCCATCTCCATGATGTTGTAGGATAGGATCTGGCAAGGGACAAAAAGCATTAGAACTGTTGCTGTGACATTATAACAAGATAGAAAATACAAACTTAGGAGGCGGGAAATGTAGCCTGGAATTCTAAGCAATTACAGGCAGTGTTGCTCAAACTAGGCAGTTTGCAATTTGTAGTTTCACCGGAACACAGAATAgctggggttggaaggaacctctggagatcctctagtccaaccccctgctaAAGCTGGTTCAGCCAGAGCACTTTGCACAGGACCACGACCAGGTGGGGTTTGAGTATCTTCAGAGAAGGTAAGTGATGGCCAATATGGATAGATATGGATGCAATGGTGTGACTCACATTTGCATCCATCAGGTATTGCACTATCTGTGCTGACCCTCTGATGGCTCTACTGGGAGATCCTTCCTCTGGGGAGGAGTATTTGTTAGGTTACTTGCAGTTTCATAGCACTgatatgtaaaattatttaagataAAGCAAGGATCTATGAAGTGTTGTCTGCAGAGACTCAGAAGCTCTATACACTGCTTCAATGACAGGGGCTGTCATACCTGTGAGAGTTGTCAAGGGCAAGACTGATTCATTATCTATATCATCCGTTGCCTGGATAAAACCATGGGAAGAAGGAACAATAAGCACAGTCTCATCATCTATTGTAGGCTGATCAACTTGTTCTTCTATTGTTGGGGAACCCAGGTCCTGCACAACACAGAACAGGCCATGAGAGTGTATTCATGGTAGCATAAACAAAAACCTGCATTGCTCAGCCATACTCTACCCTGGATGAATTTTATCTCATTAAATTGAAATGTCACCACCTGAGATAGTTTATTGCATTTATAGGGCATGTTATCTTAGTCCAGGCACTCAAAAACAAGATGAGAAGAATTTTACCCTCTTAAGAAATGTGGAGAGGAAGGGAGACACTGCAAGGTTGTGATAAAATGTTCCCTTGAAAGTCAAATATTAAGTCTGTGAAGAGGAATAATTAGGCTTTTCCACTACTTTCTGTCTAGATGTTTTGAGACTGAAGCATTACCATTATAGCACCTACCTGCTCCACAAACCCAACAGCTTTACCTTACGTTTCACAACTCCTGTTGTCAAGTTTTCACTGACACTGAACACAGAGCTCAAAAGACCCCCTTTATTTGCTGTACCCTGCTTGGTCTATCACTGGCTGGAACTTGGCTCCAGACTTTTTTTGCTGAGCCTAATGATACCATAAGATTGGCAAGACACTGATTCTTTCCAGGTACAAGTTGTCAATACCCTCATTCTCTTCCAGTCctgccattgctgctgctcctgcctcttccctggctcctgtggTATTGGAATGGTAGCAACACATCTGGCTGAGTCAGTGTaccacagcacactcctggtTCCACAAGTGCAGTGAAGTCATCCCACACATTACTGCAAGAACCAGCAGAGATATCTGGATTCCAGTTTTTGTGTTTAACGTGTAAGGTTTGTTCAAACTTCAGGAATCCCTGATGTAGAATGctagcagctgctgctgacacaaTGGAAGGTACCTGGATTTGTCACTGTTTTCAGGGGTTACAGCCCTCTGTGTTTAAGAAAATCCTGATGTTCATTCACCTTGTTTTTTGTAGGAAAACTTGTTTCTCTACATAACTGCACAGTATTTTTGCAAAGGCAGGTGTCTGAAAACACCCTCCTTGATGCTGCTGGAGAGTAGCTCACaacctgtgctgcagctctgtgaacTGCTCTCGGTCCCATCCACAAGGGCATGGTGTGCCtgacctgcaggagcagctctcagcagagcacacagctctgcccaccagcagcactgggctgcaaGGCCTGAAACTGGGAAGAGGAGGCGTGAAAAACTAAAGAAGCCATTGTGGCAAATGGGCACCTTTCCCAGCCAGAAATAATAAAACCCTGCAGCATGactgcctgcctgcctcccaCTACCCACCCACAGTGACAATACAACCCTGGCAAGCtcataaaaataacactgacttaaagaaaacaaaatgtaggCATGTTTTTCTGGAGTAACTTTTCAGTGAGAATTACTCACAGACAGTTCACTATTTCCTGGAATTTAAGTACACATGTCAAACTTGAATCTGACTTGAAGAGTAAGGCAAATTAGAATTACaaattcagtttgtttttctgtatagaaaaaaaagtttagttTTACATTCTGCTAGACATGAGCAATTTGTACAAAGGTAAACTAGGAACTAGGTTAATATCAAAAGTTTATTAATTCTACCTCGAGAagctgaagttttaaaattagaataaaaagcTGATGGCCTGCCTCAAATGTTGAAAATCTTATCACAATTATCTCAACCATGACAAAGAAAGGTGAAAATGGAATAATCCCCATCTTCTGATGTATTCAGGATTCAGATGCTTCTGTAGTAGCAAACTTGAAATGTACAAAGATTCTCCCTTTTGTAAGAGCATAACAGATATGCACTATTAGAAGCTTCTTCAAAGACAAGGACAAAGCATATTAATGATGGATTTTCAAGGCTGataaagcagaaatgcagctaCTGTAGAGAACAGTGTTCTAAAAAATAGCAAGGGGTTTTCATTCTAACCCATCTTTTCCCAAATTCCAACCTAATCAAACCCATAAAGGAAGAGGAATTTTGTACTGACTAAAGAGTGTTATCTTCTTTTTAGCACCTCTATTTTCTGTGACTTAGTCATATTCATAATTCCAGCAACTGAAAGAAACAATCCAAATAGCTGTAATCATTTGGATAAACTCATTTCTGCATCTCAGGTGTTGGAGATGAATAAATCTGAGGCTGGACAGAGAAGTAGCTTAATGTTTCAAATTCCCTTTTAACAGATACTTGACTGGAGCAGGATGTTTAACAGAAGCCCTCAAAACTGAGGTACATCTTGAATTATGTTATTAGACTCATAAAGCAAAACGCAAATACTCTAGCTCTCCTCCCTTGGTCAATCTATCTGTTGATGCAGGTGTGTTGGACAATTAACAGCTCAGTTTAAAGCAGCATCAAGCAGGAATCACCTGAAGGCACCTGTTCAGTGCCACCAATGTTCCACCTTTCTACTGTCACCACGCAGAAGAACACTGAAGTAGTGAAGCAACTCTTCAGCTAGTGAGGTGCTCAGTGCTCCACACGAAGTCAAATATAAGCCTTGGTACCAAATTAAATGCTGTTACTTTCATATTCATAACTCACTAACAAAGCTCAATGATAGAGGATCTCAGCAAATACTTGTAGAACTGtgatacagaatcacagaattgtttagaTGGGAAGGGAACTTGAAGATCACTCCAGGCCCAcccaatctggccttgaacacctccagagatGAGGCAGCCCACAGCTTCTcgggcaacctgttccagtgcctcatcactcTCACAAGAAAGAACTTTCTCCTAATGCCTCATCTAAACCTACAtactttcagtttgaagccattcccccttgtcctgtcactaaaTGTCTTCTGAATAGTCTCTCTTAATCTTTCTCCATTCAGCTACCAGTATAAATGAAATCACTGAGATATTTCAGACCAATAGCTTAACACAAGCCCACAGATTCAATGAAATAATTCTACAGAATAGCAGAAAACATCAAGTATTATAGCCTCCCTTACCTCAGTAACGTAAGCGCTGGGTAAACCAGAGTGAGAATCCTCATTCTGTTTCAGGCTAGCATCAGCAATCTCCTCCTCTGTTCTTACCATAACTCCATCCATCAGTTCTCTACTATTCCTGCTGCTAAATTTGGAAGCATCATCTTCGTTGTAGGCTGACTGCTCTTCGTCACTCAGCTTGGACTGATGGATATCATGTGGGAAAGTATTTGTTCCAAGGGTGTCTGGAGGATCTGTCAGGTCAGCTGACTGAATGTCTGCATCCACAGTCAGTTCTGTCTGGGTGACAGAGGAGGAGATGTCTTCAGCAGCAACGGTGCGGATTATGACACTCGGCGTGTGGCACTGCACTGTGACGTTGTCACTCGTGTTCAACAAATGCTCTGGCTGTCAGCAGCATTGGCAAAAAAGagacaaacaaaaccccaaacaaggTCAGAGACTTTCCTGTCACTATCTACAAATCTTTAAAGCAAATACAAGCAAAAAGATTCCAATTGCTCACTGTAGTTTAGAGTTTTATATATACAGTATGTCAGCCCAATCATCTGTTGACCTTTCCTGCTCCTAAAGAACAACTTTGTAGACTAAATGTGGTGTCATGTGTTCTTTAAGTCACAAATAAAGTAAATACATAATAACATGAAAGAAGCAACCATTCAGGTGAGGATCACTAGATTCAAAAGgttttgaaagtgttttttcCACTGAATTTTTCATCACTTTTGTGATTCAATCTCCAGTttgcttccccttccctccctctaGCAGAAAAACAATACCTGTCACTACTATCCAAGTGTTGTGGACCAGTATCTACTTGTGAGAGTAACTGAAAACATCACAAAACAACAACACTTGGTTTTGCTGGGGACCAAGCACTAAATGGAGACATTCTGTTCAGAACTTCCCCACTAAGCAAAGTTCTGAAGAAACCTGAGgctgttttttaaaactaaCACACAAACCCCCAAATTCTCAGTCTTCAGGATTTTAGGCAAAGTAACATTGTCATGACTTAGGAACTGCTTTGCCAGTTTAACAGGCATGTGCAGAGCCCTGTATAACAATgttccccttcccccagctgtTCCCTTCCCCGGGCTGTCCCCGCCCAGAGCTCTCACAGATAAGGCGTGAACGATGATCTGCTCCGGGGAGGCCGGAGCGGCCGAGGCCGTCAGGGTCATGGTGGGACTCGTTGTCAGCGTTAAAGGGAGGCCTTGGCTCGAGCTGGTCTGCAGTAAGTAGGTACCTGGTGTCCCAGTCGGCTGGAGGTGGAAGGACTACAAAGACAACACAGGTTTAATACCCAAAGGCAGTGCCCAGGACATACTGGAGCATTTTGATTTACATAACCAGCCTAACTGTAACTCCCCTGGAAACTCACCACACCAATCCAATCCCTTCTGCACTGACTGCTGCACTGCtctcaaaaagcagaaaataactCACCTGTAGCCTTAGGCTACCAGGGCAAGTATTAagggcaggagcccagcaggtCTGTAATATGCTGTACATCAGCAGgtaaaaaaggaacaaattcaACTTACTTTTGCATTGAGATGGAAGGGAAACTGTGCTACAAATTACAGGACAATGGAACTGAGACAATCTTTAATTGCTGGGAGCCTTCTCTGGCTCCTTTATGTTAGATttcaacaatgaaaaaaatccaagcacaAAGGAAAACTTTGTAGCATTGAAgcaaatttaaaacatttaactATAATTCACAGTTTACTCGGCAGCCCTAATGGATTACACTTTCAGAAATAAGTTTTAGAActcttttactctttttctttctacttgAAAACCTTCCCCCccaccacctttttttttttttttggagatgCACACTTCTATAGTCTAAGAAGCAGCTgggttgaaaagaaaaagccacagtAACAAACACCAGTTACTTACTGGAAGAATCTCAAAGGTCTGTAGTGTTCCACTGTTCAGTGTTATTGTCTCAGAGTCAACAGTAGCAGCAGGGGAATCGGTTGAGGctgcaaaaggaaggaaaaaaaaagaaaagtatgtAAACCAGAATGTTCAGGCCTGTAGAGAGCATAACATACTATAATTAATACATGGCAGGGTACTGTTAATTCCCctaagaggaaaaagaaaactggctGCAGTCCTAATGACAAGGTTCTCTAATTGGTACCCAAGATACAATTCTATTTAAAGAGAGCATTCTACAATccaaaagagcaaagaaagtaAGTATGGGTAAGAAAGTAAGTATGGGTTtagcacacagaaataaaagcagaaaataaagtttctgacatgatttaattactttttgtaATGAGATTTGCAAGAGGTTCTAATGTAACGATGCCCTTTGGTGCAATAATATCCTTTGGATCACATACTGCTTGTTTTAAACCAGTGTCAGGCTTAATATTGTTGTGTTTTCCACAgacctctttttctttttctgtatttttaatcttttctgcCCTCCACAGAATGTTCATCCCTGATGAAAGTTCAGATGCTTCCCAGATATTTGCCTATCCTGTGTGTTATGACTGCAGTGTAAAAGCTGTAAGTATTCTTACTAAAACTAGGTAATTATTTACGCAATTAGCTCCACTAATTCTAAAAGTAGTGAAGAGAAGCACTGGAAACAGTTGATGCACCAGGTATTTTAAGATCACCAGGTCCAAACAACCTTCAAAACCATAATTACAATTTCTAtttagtcttaaaaaaaaaaaaaatcacaagttcCAGGAAGCCGAAACCAAATTAATACTCTGCCTGGGGTTTTCCAGTAATTTCCTAAATACCAAAAGGGGAAAAGATCTACAAGATGATAACAGTGACCCAAGCACTGGAAGCTTTGCCATCTCAGACTCCGCAGCAGCAAAATACAGTAATTCTGGTCTCTTAAGAAGATAAAAGCTCAATTTTGAAGCTATTATTGTTGTAGTGGCATGTTCAAGGTTTCTTGCTGCAGATCTCCTGGTACCCAGTAGCAGAGAGCTGTAAAGTGTGGCCTGTCAGTCACCTAGCCAGTATATTCATAAAACCTAAGGAATTGCCCCTTTGAAACCTTGAGCCTTCTACCAAAT
Coding sequences within:
- the TMEM243 gene encoding transmembrane protein 243 yields the protein MEGFPARGYGTGGADNRPLFGETSARDRIINLVVGGLTTLLLVVTLISAFVFPQLPPKPVNVFFAFCISLCCISAGILIYWYRQGDLEPKFRNLIYYILFSIVMLCICANLYFHEVGK